A window of Coprobacter tertius genomic DNA:
TGAGGGTGATATTTACCTAATACTTCACCCACGATTCTGGCCGATTTCTTATACGGCTTATCAGAAGTATTTCCTAACTCGTTCATCCCGAATAATACACGGCGGTGCACCGGTTTGAAACCGTCTCTAACATCCGGCAATGCACGGGCGACAATCACCGACATCGAATAATCGATGTAGGCAGATTTCATCTTGTTTTCGATATTTACTTTTATAATTCTGTCTTGGTCAACCATTTATATTAAGATTGGTTATACGATTATTAATTTGGCATAAAAACCGCACTAAATTACGACTTTCTTTCCGATTATAAAAAATTTTCAACTTATTTTTGAAGTGATAAAAACACAATACGATTCTATAAATACACCTTTTTATAACCGGTTATAAACATAAACACACTTATTTACCCACACTCAAGAATAAGACTCGTAAACAAAAAACGGCACAGTATTTGTTATGTATGTTATATAAATAAAAGAATAGCTTGTTATAAAGGTATATTCGTATATTTGTATAGCATTAATTAAGGATTTAAGAAAGGAAGATCATTATATGGAAAGAAATTTTTCACAAAGAGTGAAAGATGTATTGGGATATAGCCGCGAAGAGGCCGAACGGATGCAAAATAATTTCATCGGTCCGGAACATCTTTTATTGGGCATTCTCAGAGACGGAACCGGCAGAGCCATCGATGCTTTGCGATTTCTGGGTGCTAAACCGGGTATCATAAAGTCGTCACTCGAAGATATGTTGCGAGCAACGGCTGAACATCACCAACCGGGAGATGAATTAATTATTAGCAAAAGCACCGATAAAGTTTTAAAAATGAGTATTTTAGAAGCAAGACTTTTAAAAAGCAACGTTACCGATACCGAACATTTATTATTGGCTATTTTGAAAGAAAATGAAACGAAAGCAGCCATGATTTTAATGGATAATGAAGTTAATTACGCGGATGTTATGGGATTCTTGAAAAAAGAACCCGAACAAACTTCCGATCCTTCTATGGGTGCTGAATTTGCTGATGACGATGACGATATGGATGATGAAAAAAATTATCGTAGCGAACAAGGCAAACAAGCAACAGGTAGTTATACTAAAACGACAAACGACACCCCTGTTCTTGACAATTTCGGTACCGATATGACAAAAGCCGCCGAAGAAAACAGGCTCGATCCGGTTGTAGGGCGAGAAAAAGAAATTGAGCGTCTTGCTCAGGTGCTAAGTCGTAGAAAGAAAAATAATCCGGTACTTATCGGAGAACCCGGCGTAGGTAAATCTGCCATTGTTGAAGGATTGGCACTGAGGATAATACAGCGGAAAGTATCTCGCGTTCTTTTCGATAAACGTGTTGTTTCACTCGATATGGCCTCGATTGTTGCAGGAACTAAATATCGAGGACAATTCGAAGAAAGGATAAAAGCAATCCTGAATGAATTATCGAAAAATCCGAATGTCATCTTGTTTATAGATGAAATACATACTATTGTAGGTGCCGGAGGTGCAACAGGCACTCTCGATGCTGCCAATATGTTAAAACCGGCTTTAGCTCGCGGCGAAATACAATGTATCGGTGCGACTACTCTCGATGAATACCGAAAAAATATCGAAAAAGACGGTGCACTCGAACGTCGTTTCCAAAAAATTATGGTAGATCCGACTACCCCTGAAGAAACCTTGCAGATATTAAATAATATCAAAGGACGGTACGAAGATCATCATAATGTCACCTATACACCCGAAGCTCTCGAAGCCTGCGTTAAGCTGACCGAAAGATACATCAGTGACCGAAATTTTCCGGATAAAGCGATAGACGCTCTTGATGAAGCCGGTTCGAGAGTACATATTTCGAACATTGTCGTTCCGAAAGAAATAGAAGAACTCGAAAAAAAGATCGCAGCGACAAGTGAAGATAAAATGAAAGCTGTAAAATCTCAGAACTACGAACTGGCAGCAAGTTTCAGAGATAAAACAAAAGAGTATCAAATAGAACTCGACGATGCAAAAAGGCGCTGGGAAGAACAAATACAAGAACAACGTGAAATTGTCGATGCGGAACAAATAGCCGAAGTCGTTGCAATGATGTCCGGTGTTCCGGTTCAAAGAATTGCCCAAGCCGAAGGAAGCAAATTGCTACAAATGGCCGACATCCTAAAAAGTGAGGTTATCGGACAAGATGAAGCCGTAAATAAAATCGTAAAGGCAATTCAGCGTAATAGAGTCGGACTAAAAGATCCCAATAAGCCCATTGGCACTTTTATGTTTCTGGGGCCTACCGGAGTAGGTAAAACACATTTGGCAAAGATGTTGGCCGAATATCTTTTCGATTCTAAAGATACTCTTATACGAGTAGATATGAGTGAATATATGGAGAAATTTACGGTATCTCGTCTCGTAGGAGCTCCTCCGGGATATGTAGGCTATGAAGAAGGAGGCCAATTAACTGAAAAAGTACGTCGACGCCCCTATTCTGTCGTATTGCTCGACGAAATAGAAAAAGCACATCCGGACGTGTTCAACCTATTACTACAGGTAATGGACGAAGGACGTCTTACCGATAGCTTGGGCCGTCGTGTCGACTTTAAAAATACGATACTGATCATGACATCGAATATCGGTACTCGTCAATTAAAAGATTTCGGGCATGGAGTCGGATTCGCGACATCCAATGCAGATAATAAAGATTTTTCGAGAGGTGTTATACAAAAGGCGCTTAATCGGGCTTTTTCTCCTGAATTTTTAAATCGTGTAGATGATATCGTAATGTTCGATCAGCTTGATAAAGATGCGATTTATAAAATTATCGACCTCGAACTTAAAGGGTTTTACCATCGTGTCGAGACACTGGGTTATAAACTCATTATAACCGACGAGGCTAAAGATTTTATCGCATCTAAAGGATATGATGTTCAATTCGGTGCAAGACCTTTAAAACGAGCTATACAAAAATATCTCGAAGATGAAATGGCCGAAATGATTATTCGGGCTACAGTAAACGAAGGCGATACAATTATCGTAGAATTTAATAAAGATGAACAAAAAATTGTCACTCGTATCGAAAACTCAAAAGATAAAAAGAAAAACAAAGAGTCATAAAAGGTGACAGAATAACCTTATAAAGCCAAAATGTCAGACCTTGGGGTCTGGCATTTTTTTTGTGCTTATAAATCAAGAAAATTAAGAACAATTAAAATATTATATTGAGC
This region includes:
- a CDS encoding ATP-dependent Clp protease ATP-binding subunit — its product is MERNFSQRVKDVLGYSREEAERMQNNFIGPEHLLLGILRDGTGRAIDALRFLGAKPGIIKSSLEDMLRATAEHHQPGDELIISKSTDKVLKMSILEARLLKSNVTDTEHLLLAILKENETKAAMILMDNEVNYADVMGFLKKEPEQTSDPSMGAEFADDDDDMDDEKNYRSEQGKQATGSYTKTTNDTPVLDNFGTDMTKAAEENRLDPVVGREKEIERLAQVLSRRKKNNPVLIGEPGVGKSAIVEGLALRIIQRKVSRVLFDKRVVSLDMASIVAGTKYRGQFEERIKAILNELSKNPNVILFIDEIHTIVGAGGATGTLDAANMLKPALARGEIQCIGATTLDEYRKNIEKDGALERRFQKIMVDPTTPEETLQILNNIKGRYEDHHNVTYTPEALEACVKLTERYISDRNFPDKAIDALDEAGSRVHISNIVVPKEIEELEKKIAATSEDKMKAVKSQNYELAASFRDKTKEYQIELDDAKRRWEEQIQEQREIVDAEQIAEVVAMMSGVPVQRIAQAEGSKLLQMADILKSEVIGQDEAVNKIVKAIQRNRVGLKDPNKPIGTFMFLGPTGVGKTHLAKMLAEYLFDSKDTLIRVDMSEYMEKFTVSRLVGAPPGYVGYEEGGQLTEKVRRRPYSVVLLDEIEKAHPDVFNLLLQVMDEGRLTDSLGRRVDFKNTILIMTSNIGTRQLKDFGHGVGFATSNADNKDFSRGVIQKALNRAFSPEFLNRVDDIVMFDQLDKDAIYKIIDLELKGFYHRVETLGYKLIITDEAKDFIASKGYDVQFGARPLKRAIQKYLEDEMAEMIIRATVNEGDTIIVEFNKDEQKIVTRIENSKDKKKNKES